The Flavobacterium jumunjinense genome includes a region encoding these proteins:
- a CDS encoding polysaccharide biosynthesis/export family protein, translated as MRIKKALLPLVVISILLFTSCIPNKDLVYLQNSKKNEKSIEVSESVSKPYRVQTNDILNISIKALDQRLVEMFNPSITTSQGASQLSQQSLYFNGFSVDDHGNIRVPVLGELNVLGYTVEEIRDVLEKRLLDEYFKSESRMFVTVKLAGLKYTVNGEIGKPGTNVLYQDKVNIMEAIANSGDITMTGDRKNVQVIRKLPHGFETHTIDLTDVSAIESPYFYIQPNDYIYIKPLKQKSWGTGTTGMQTIGTIITALSLITTTILLTRNL; from the coding sequence ATGAGGATTAAAAAAGCTTTATTACCACTTGTGGTTATATCAATACTATTGTTTACATCGTGTATTCCAAACAAAGACTTGGTTTATTTACAGAATTCTAAAAAGAATGAAAAATCAATTGAAGTTAGTGAATCTGTTTCGAAACCTTATAGAGTTCAAACTAATGATATTTTGAATATCTCAATAAAAGCTTTAGATCAAAGATTAGTAGAAATGTTTAATCCTTCAATCACAACCAGTCAGGGAGCAAGTCAGCTAAGTCAACAAAGTTTATATTTTAATGGTTTTAGTGTAGATGATCATGGAAATATTAGAGTTCCAGTTTTAGGGGAGTTGAATGTGTTAGGGTATACCGTTGAAGAAATTAGAGATGTACTAGAAAAAAGACTTTTAGATGAGTATTTTAAATCGGAGTCTAGGATGTTTGTTACAGTGAAATTGGCAGGATTGAAATATACGGTGAATGGTGAAATTGGAAAGCCAGGAACAAATGTGCTTTATCAAGATAAAGTTAATATTATGGAAGCAATAGCTAATTCTGGTGATATAACAATGACAGGAGATCGAAAAAATGTTCAAGTTATTAGAAAGCTTCCTCATGGTTTTGAAACGCATACGATAGATTTAACAGATGTATCTGCTATTGAATCACCTTATTTTTATATTCAACCAAACGATTATATTTACATAAAGCCTTTGAAACAAAAATCTTGGGGAACAGGTACAACTGGTATGCAAACTATAGGTACAATAATTACAGCCCTGTCTTTAATAACGACTACTATCTTGTTAACGCGAAATTTATAA
- the recR gene encoding recombination mediator RecR gives MELPSKLLENAVNEISQLPGIGKRTALRLALHLLRQPGSQTSMLSQALEKMRNEIQYCNECHNISDAEICKICESPTRDASIICVVEDVRDVMAIEGTGSFKGVYHVLGGKINPIEGIGPSQLNISTLVSKVKERDITEIIFALSSTMEGDTTNFYIYKQLKDYPVLTSTIARGIAIGDELEYADEVTLGRSLMHRIPFEQSIRQV, from the coding sequence ATGGAATTGCCTTCAAAATTATTAGAAAACGCAGTAAATGAAATATCTCAATTGCCAGGGATTGGTAAAAGAACAGCACTACGCTTGGCGTTGCATCTTTTAAGACAACCTGGAAGTCAAACCTCTATGCTTAGTCAAGCACTAGAGAAAATGAGAAATGAAATTCAGTATTGTAATGAGTGTCATAATATTTCTGATGCAGAAATTTGTAAGATTTGTGAAAGTCCAACGAGAGATGCGTCTATCATTTGTGTGGTTGAAGATGTTAGGGACGTGATGGCTATTGAAGGGACAGGTTCATTTAAAGGCGTTTATCATGTGTTGGGAGGGAAAATTAACCCAATTGAAGGTATTGGGCCATCTCAATTAAATATAAGCACTTTGGTTTCAAAGGTGAAAGAAAGAGATATAACTGAGATTATTTTTGCATTAAGTTCTACTATGGAAGGTGATACTACTAACTTTTATATTTATAAGCAATTAAAAGATTATCCTGTTTTAACTTCAACTATAGCAAGAGGAATTGCAATTGGTGACGAATTGGAATATGCTGACGAAGTAACTTTAGGAAGAAGTTTGATGCATAGAATACCTTTTGAGCAGTCAATTAGGCAAGTTTAA